A stretch of the Streptomyces sp. NBC_00078 genome encodes the following:
- a CDS encoding tellurite resistance/C4-dicarboxylate transporter family protein, giving the protein MSASSAFRTWWEQRSPTAGAAVMATGVMSVGLHLTGYEALSRIALVLACVAWAGLVADFAARLVRDRERWLAEARTPGSLTAVAATAVLGARFSDLGRQTLAEALLALAAVLWPVLLVDVVRHWWHRMPGSVFLCCVATQGLAVLGATLAAAETTAWLAHAALVLFWLGLVLYGFALARFDLRQITQGHGDHWVAGGALAISALAGSRLLAADSARLHLWNDDDRGVLRAVTFALLVLDVAWYAVLLVAEVLRPRLGYDARRWATVFPMGMTAAAVLSASAALDVPWLDGPGQVLLWTAVAAWVAVAAGAVVSARVGIRSTAPR; this is encoded by the coding sequence ATGTCCGCCTCCTCCGCTTTCCGCACCTGGTGGGAGCAGCGTTCGCCGACGGCCGGGGCCGCCGTGATGGCGACCGGCGTCATGTCGGTCGGGCTGCATCTGACGGGGTACGAGGCGTTGTCCCGGATCGCCCTGGTGCTGGCCTGTGTCGCCTGGGCGGGGCTGGTGGCGGACTTCGCCGCGCGTCTGGTGCGGGACCGGGAGAGGTGGCTGGCGGAGGCGCGGACGCCGGGCTCGCTCACCGCCGTCGCGGCGACCGCCGTACTCGGGGCCCGGTTCTCCGACCTCGGACGGCAGACCCTCGCCGAGGCCCTGCTCGCGCTGGCGGCCGTGCTGTGGCCCGTGCTGCTCGTGGACGTCGTACGGCACTGGTGGCATCGCATGCCGGGCTCGGTGTTCCTGTGTTGCGTGGCCACACAGGGGCTCGCGGTGCTCGGCGCCACGCTCGCCGCAGCCGAGACGACGGCATGGCTCGCGCACGCGGCACTCGTGCTGTTCTGGCTCGGGCTCGTGCTCTACGGCTTCGCGCTGGCCCGCTTCGATCTGCGGCAGATCACTCAGGGCCACGGGGACCACTGGGTGGCGGGCGGCGCGCTCGCCATCTCGGCGCTCGCCGGATCGAGGCTTCTCGCCGCGGACAGCGCACGCCTGCATCTGTGGAACGACGACGACCGCGGCGTGCTGCGCGCCGTCACCTTCGCGCTGCTCGTGCTCGATGTCGCCTGGTACGCCGTACTGCTGGTCGCCGAGGTGCTCCGGCCGCGGCTCGGCTACGACGCGCGCCGCTGGGCGACCGTGTTCCCGATGGGGATGACGGCGGCGGCCGTGCTGTCCGCCTCCGCCGCCCTCGACGTCCCATGGCTCGACGGGCCCGGGCAGGTGCTGCTCTGGACCGCCGTGGCGGCGTGGGTGGCCGTCGCCGCGGGGGCCGTCGTGTCGGCCCGCGTCGGCATCAGGTCCACAGCACCGCGATGA
- a CDS encoding C40 family peptidase yields the protein MASHRKSRPSVTRVAGIRTPALATAALTSVALLSQSANAAPAADGQPSLEEVEKKVDDLYRQAESATEKYNAAKEKTTTQHKRVDTLLDDVAQRTQKLNAEREELGSYAAAQYRTGAAAPDTATFLLADSPQDYFDQTQLMGRLTSRQKSAVDDYFTEQSAAMKKRQEASKSLETLTETQSDLQTAKSTVQTKLSGARELLSKLTAEEKARLAAIQQKKKQEAARKAAELAERQAAEQKAKEETSAGGSGSSANSGSTSGTGSSATKAEKTLAFARAQVGKPYVWGATGPGSYDCSGLTQAAWKAAGVSLPRTTYDQVKAGTTVPLADAQPGDLVFFYDDISHVGIYIGNGMMIHAPKPGAYVREESVYYGGESIIHSVVRPA from the coding sequence TTGGCGTCGCACCGCAAGTCACGCCCCTCTGTTACGCGCGTAGCGGGCATACGCACCCCCGCTCTCGCCACGGCCGCCCTCACCTCCGTGGCCCTGCTGTCCCAGTCGGCCAATGCCGCCCCCGCCGCCGACGGGCAGCCCAGTCTCGAGGAAGTCGAGAAGAAGGTCGACGACCTCTACCGCCAGGCGGAGTCGGCCACCGAGAAGTACAACGCGGCCAAGGAGAAGACCACGACGCAGCACAAGCGCGTCGACACCCTCCTCGACGATGTCGCCCAGCGCACCCAGAAGCTCAACGCGGAGCGGGAGGAACTCGGTTCCTACGCCGCTGCCCAGTACCGGACCGGCGCCGCCGCACCCGACACGGCCACCTTCCTGCTCGCCGACTCTCCGCAGGACTACTTCGACCAGACGCAGCTGATGGGGCGGCTGACCTCCCGCCAGAAGAGCGCGGTCGACGACTACTTCACCGAGCAGTCCGCGGCGATGAAGAAGCGGCAGGAGGCCTCCAAGAGCCTGGAGACGCTCACCGAGACGCAGAGCGACCTGCAGACGGCCAAGTCGACGGTGCAGACCAAGCTCTCCGGCGCGCGCGAACTGCTGTCGAAGCTGACCGCCGAGGAGAAGGCGCGGCTCGCGGCCATCCAGCAGAAGAAGAAGCAGGAGGCCGCGCGCAAGGCGGCCGAGCTGGCCGAGCGGCAGGCGGCCGAGCAGAAGGCCAAGGAGGAGACCTCGGCCGGCGGGAGCGGTTCCTCCGCGAACTCGGGCAGTACCTCCGGCACCGGCTCCTCGGCCACGAAGGCCGAGAAGACGCTCGCCTTCGCCCGTGCGCAGGTCGGAAAGCCGTACGTCTGGGGCGCCACCGGCCCCGGCTCCTACGACTGCTCCGGCCTCACCCAGGCCGCCTGGAAGGCCGCCGGCGTCAGTCTCCCGCGCACCACCTACGACCAGGTGAAGGCCGGCACCACCGTCCCCCTGGCCGACGCGCAGCCCGGCGACCTGGTCTTCTTCTACGACGACATCAGCCACGTCGGCATCTACATCGGCAACGGCATGATGATCCACGCCCCGAAGCCCGGCGCGTACGTCCGCGAGGAGTCGGTCTACTACGGCGGCGAATCGATCATCCACAGCGTGGTGCGGCCGGCCTGA
- the pcrA gene encoding DNA helicase PcrA, producing MSSLFDDSFLADLKAPRGHEEESPPPPEDDHLPEPVPDDLFGGKFDAPPDRDAYYRDGAPRPAIDAAALLDGLNENQRAAVVHSGTPLLIVAGAGSGKTRVLTHRIAHLLGERNVHPGQILAITFTNKAAGEMKERVEQLVGPRANAMWVMTFHSACVRILRRESKKLGFTSSFSIYDAADSKRLMALVCRDLDLDPKRYPPKSFSAKISNLKNELIDEEDFAAQATDGFEKTLAQAYAMYQSRLREANALDFDDLIMTTVNLLRAFPDVAEHYRRRFRHVLVDEYQDTNHAQYALVRELVGTAAHDEDVPPNEYDLPPAELCVVGDADQSIYAFRGATIRNILQFEEDYPDATTILLEQNYRSTQTILSAANAVIERNESRRPKNLWTNAGAGARITGYVADTEHDEAQFVADEIDRLTDSGDAKAGDVALFYRTNAQSRVFEEVFIRVGLPYKVVGGVRFYERKEVRDVLAYLRVLANPEDSVPLRRILNVPKRGIGDRAEAMIDALSQREKISFPQALKRVDEAYGMAARSANAVKKFNTLMEDLRTIVESGVGPATVLEAILERTGYLAELQASTDPQDETRIENLQELAAVALEFEQESGEGEEPGSLAGFLERVALVADSDQIPDEDEDGSGVITLMTLHTAKGLEFPVVFLTGMEDGVFPHMRALGQTKELEEERRLAYVGITRARERLYLTRSSLRSAWGQPSYNPPSRFLEEIPAQHVDWKRTGATAPVASGPASGVAASLSSSRSRSTASGASGFATRRASDKPVVSLAVGDRVTHDQFGLGTVVAVKGTGGNAEATVDFGEAKPKRLLLRYAPVEKL from the coding sequence ATGAGCAGCCTCTTTGACGACAGCTTCCTGGCGGATCTCAAGGCCCCCCGCGGCCACGAGGAAGAATCCCCGCCACCGCCCGAGGACGATCACCTGCCGGAGCCCGTTCCGGACGATCTGTTCGGCGGGAAGTTCGACGCGCCCCCGGACCGGGACGCCTACTACCGCGACGGCGCCCCGCGCCCGGCGATCGACGCGGCGGCGCTCCTGGACGGGTTGAACGAGAACCAGCGCGCGGCCGTCGTCCACTCCGGCACTCCGCTGCTCATCGTGGCCGGCGCCGGCTCCGGCAAGACCCGCGTCCTCACCCACCGCATCGCCCACCTCCTCGGCGAGCGGAACGTGCACCCGGGCCAGATCCTCGCGATCACCTTCACCAACAAGGCCGCGGGCGAGATGAAGGAGCGCGTCGAGCAGCTCGTCGGCCCGCGCGCCAACGCGATGTGGGTGATGACCTTCCACAGCGCGTGCGTGCGCATCCTGCGCAGGGAGTCGAAGAAGCTCGGCTTCACCTCCTCCTTCTCGATCTACGACGCCGCCGACAGCAAGCGGCTGATGGCCCTGGTCTGCCGAGACCTGGACCTCGACCCCAAGCGCTATCCGCCGAAGTCCTTCAGCGCCAAGATCTCGAACCTGAAGAACGAGCTGATCGACGAGGAGGACTTCGCGGCCCAGGCCACCGACGGCTTCGAGAAGACCCTCGCCCAGGCCTACGCCATGTACCAGTCGCGGCTGCGCGAGGCGAACGCCCTCGACTTCGACGACCTGATCATGACGACGGTCAACCTGCTGCGCGCCTTCCCGGACGTCGCCGAGCACTACCGCCGCCGCTTCCGGCACGTCCTGGTCGACGAGTACCAGGACACCAACCACGCCCAGTACGCGCTGGTGCGCGAACTCGTCGGCACGGCGGCCCACGACGAGGACGTACCGCCCAACGAGTACGACCTCCCGCCGGCCGAACTGTGCGTCGTGGGCGACGCCGACCAGTCCATCTACGCCTTCCGCGGGGCGACGATCCGCAACATCCTCCAGTTCGAGGAGGACTACCCGGACGCGACGACGATCCTGCTGGAGCAGAACTACCGCTCCACGCAGACGATCCTCTCCGCGGCCAACGCGGTCATCGAGCGCAACGAGTCGCGCCGCCCCAAGAACCTGTGGACCAACGCCGGCGCGGGCGCGCGCATCACCGGTTACGTCGCCGACACCGAGCACGACGAGGCCCAGTTCGTCGCCGACGAGATAGACCGCCTCACGGACTCGGGCGACGCGAAGGCCGGCGACGTCGCCCTCTTCTACCGCACGAACGCCCAGTCCCGTGTCTTCGAAGAGGTCTTCATCCGCGTCGGCCTGCCCTACAAGGTCGTCGGCGGCGTCCGCTTCTACGAGCGCAAGGAGGTCCGGGACGTCCTGGCCTACCTGCGGGTGCTGGCCAACCCGGAGGACTCGGTGCCGCTGCGCCGGATCCTGAACGTGCCCAAGCGCGGCATCGGCGACCGCGCCGAGGCGATGATCGACGCCCTGTCCCAGCGCGAGAAGATCAGCTTCCCGCAGGCGCTCAAGCGCGTCGACGAGGCGTACGGCATGGCCGCCCGGTCGGCGAACGCCGTCAAGAAGTTCAACACGCTGATGGAGGACCTCCGGACGATCGTCGAGTCGGGCGTCGGCCCGGCGACCGTCCTGGAGGCGATCCTCGAACGGACCGGCTACCTCGCCGAGTTGCAGGCCTCCACCGACCCCCAGGACGAGACCCGGATCGAGAACCTCCAGGAACTCGCGGCCGTGGCCCTGGAGTTCGAGCAGGAGTCCGGTGAGGGAGAGGAGCCCGGCTCGCTCGCCGGCTTCCTGGAGCGTGTCGCGCTGGTCGCCGACTCGGACCAGATCCCGGACGAGGACGAGGACGGCTCCGGAGTCATCACGTTGATGACCCTGCACACCGCCAAGGGCCTAGAGTTCCCGGTCGTCTTCCTCACCGGCATGGAAGACGGCGTCTTCCCGCACATGCGCGCCCTCGGCCAGACCAAGGAGCTGGAGGAGGAGCGGCGGCTCGCGTACGTCGGCATCACACGCGCACGTGAACGGCTGTATCTGACGCGGTCGTCCCTGCGTAGCGCATGGGGCCAGCCGTCGTACAACCCGCCGTCCCGGTTCCTGGAGGAGATCCCGGCGCAGCACGTCGACTGGAAGCGGACGGGCGCCACCGCACCGGTCGCCTCCGGCCCGGCATCCGGAGTGGCGGCCTCGCTGTCGTCCTCCCGCTCACGTTCGACGGCATCGGGCGCGTCCGGCTTCGCCACCCGCCGGGCCTCCGACAAGCCGGTGGTCTCGCTGGCGGTCGGCGACCGGGTCACCCATGACCAGTTCGGACTCGGCACGGTCGTGGCGGTGAAGGGCACGGGCGGCAACGCCGAGGCGACGGTCGACTTCGGCGAGGCCAAGCCGAAGCGGCTGCTGCTGCGGTACGCGCCGGTGGAGAAGCTGTAG
- a CDS encoding M23 family metallopeptidase yields MNDRHPSGTLTTPAPASDAATAHYASYGTQEAQHDDFTTYGGYDANGFATAGHATTTFDADPLFGSLPGDGTGVYDAQQWATGSHQTLNYDAYAAQHYAAYDTGAYDTTDWNAGHQPLSAIPPQATGPDVSGQWDANAWLQPDQSGAPADRTQQWEWGTQAFDTGAYDATRWNAESHEGHNGHEGHDAAAPADDYEQQADQGSYDQPTPDGGPLDATGELPSLAPVAPLLDDQEEVTPAPASRAASRSGSRSRRRAPAKRSALLTIAVPSACVMGVAGIAAASMGTFSGDTDTSASASDAHAVKPAAANNKLDSQIQSLSAGADDFADRASRTQERIDLKAQQAADKKKAAEEAARKERLRPKFALPVAQKGLSAYFGQAGVNWMSVHTGIDFPVSYGTTVMSAVDGTVRTQWNSAYGNMMIVTAKDGTETWYCHLSSYRVSTGASVKAGQPIAYSGNSGNSTGPHLHFEVRPAGGSAIDPLPWLRSHGLDPT; encoded by the coding sequence GTGAACGATCGTCACCCGTCGGGGACCCTGACCACCCCGGCTCCGGCTTCCGACGCCGCCACGGCGCACTATGCCTCGTACGGCACGCAGGAAGCCCAGCACGACGACTTCACCACGTACGGCGGCTATGACGCCAACGGTTTTGCGACCGCCGGTCACGCCACCACGACCTTCGACGCCGACCCCCTGTTCGGCAGCCTCCCGGGCGACGGCACCGGTGTGTACGACGCGCAGCAGTGGGCCACGGGCAGTCACCAGACTCTGAACTACGACGCGTACGCGGCCCAGCACTACGCCGCCTACGACACCGGCGCGTACGACACGACCGACTGGAACGCCGGCCACCAGCCGCTCTCCGCCATCCCGCCGCAAGCCACCGGGCCCGACGTCTCCGGGCAGTGGGACGCGAACGCCTGGCTCCAGCCCGATCAGTCGGGCGCCCCCGCCGACCGGACCCAGCAGTGGGAGTGGGGCACCCAGGCCTTCGACACCGGGGCATACGACGCCACGCGGTGGAACGCCGAGAGCCACGAAGGCCACAACGGTCACGAAGGCCACGACGCGGCCGCGCCCGCCGACGACTACGAACAGCAGGCCGATCAGGGCTCGTACGACCAGCCCACGCCGGACGGCGGCCCGTTGGACGCCACCGGAGAGCTGCCCTCCCTCGCTCCCGTCGCCCCGCTCCTCGACGACCAGGAAGAGGTCACGCCGGCTCCGGCGTCGCGTGCGGCCTCGCGCAGCGGGAGCCGTTCCCGCCGCCGTGCGCCCGCCAAGCGCTCCGCGCTGCTGACGATCGCCGTGCCCTCGGCGTGTGTGATGGGCGTAGCCGGTATCGCCGCCGCGTCCATGGGCACGTTCAGCGGCGACACGGACACCTCGGCGAGCGCGTCGGACGCGCATGCGGTGAAACCGGCCGCCGCCAACAACAAGCTGGACTCCCAGATCCAGAGCCTCTCCGCCGGCGCCGACGACTTCGCCGACCGCGCCAGCCGTACGCAGGAGCGCATCGATCTCAAGGCCCAGCAGGCGGCCGACAAGAAGAAGGCTGCGGAGGAGGCGGCCCGCAAGGAGCGGCTGCGCCCGAAGTTCGCCCTTCCGGTCGCCCAGAAGGGGCTCAGCGCCTACTTCGGCCAGGCCGGCGTCAACTGGATGTCCGTGCACACCGGCATCGACTTCCCGGTCTCGTACGGCACGACGGTGATGTCCGCGGTCGACGGCACCGTCCGCACGCAGTGGAACAGCGCGTACGGCAACATGATGATCGTGACCGCGAAGGACGGTACGGAGACGTGGTACTGCCACCTCTCCAGCTACCGCGTCTCCACCGGCGCATCGGTGAAGGCCGGCCAGCCGATCGCGTATTCCGGGAACTCGGGCAACTCGACCGGTCCGCACCTGCACTTCGAGGTCAGGCCGGCCGGCGGTTCGGCGATCGACCCGCTGCCGTGGCTGCGCAGCCACGGCCTGGACCCGACGTAG
- a CDS encoding triacylglycerol lipase, producing the protein MKVTRAATPLLPLCQRLLPSRLAGLSLALLKATALEFAILAGHLLLYPSGITQERRGSSARLPSTDGAAQLPTETKPPVVLLHGFIDNRSVFVLLRRSLAQHGRQQVESLNYSPLTCDIRTAAELLGRHIEEICERTGSKHVDVVGHSLGGLIARYYVQRLGGDIRVRTLVTLGTPHSGTRVVPLANAHPIVRQMRPGSALLEELTRPAPGCRTQFVSFWSDLDHLMDPLETACIDHPDLMVQNVRVSGIGHLALPVHPAVATGIRQALDAERTGAEAAAHTGGLTVA; encoded by the coding sequence ATGAAGGTCACCAGGGCAGCGACGCCCCTTCTTCCGCTCTGTCAGCGGCTGCTTCCGAGCAGACTGGCGGGACTCTCCCTGGCCCTGCTGAAGGCGACCGCCCTGGAGTTCGCGATCCTCGCGGGCCACCTCCTCCTCTATCCCTCCGGTATCACGCAGGAACGCCGGGGATCATCGGCCCGGCTCCCCTCCACGGACGGCGCGGCACAGCTGCCGACCGAGACCAAACCCCCGGTCGTCCTCCTGCACGGCTTCATCGACAACCGCTCGGTCTTCGTGCTGCTGCGCCGCAGCCTCGCCCAGCACGGCAGGCAGCAGGTCGAGTCGCTCAACTACTCGCCGCTGACCTGTGACATCCGCACCGCGGCCGAGCTGCTCGGTCGGCACATAGAGGAGATCTGCGAGCGCACGGGCAGCAAGCACGTCGATGTCGTCGGGCACAGCCTCGGCGGGCTGATAGCGCGGTACTACGTGCAGCGGCTCGGCGGTGACATCCGCGTCCGCACGCTGGTGACGCTCGGCACCCCGCACTCCGGCACCCGGGTGGTGCCGCTGGCGAACGCGCACCCGATCGTGCGCCAGATGCGTCCCGGCTCGGCGCTGCTCGAGGAGCTGACCCGGCCCGCCCCGGGCTGCCGTACGCAATTCGTGAGCTTCTGGAGCGACCTCGACCACCTGATGGACCCGCTGGAGACCGCCTGTATCGACCACCCTGACCTGATGGTGCAGAACGTACGGGTGAGCGGGATCGGCCATCTCGCCCTGCCCGTGCATCCCGCCGTCGCGACCGGGATACGCCAGGCCCTGGACGCCGAGCGGACAGGAGCCGAAGCCGCCGCCCACACCGGCGGCCTGACAGTGGCCTGA
- a CDS encoding cobalamin B12-binding domain-containing protein, with the protein MGVDAGPIRVVVAKPGLDGHDRGAKVIARALRDAGMEVIYTGLHQTPEQIVGTAIQEDADAIGLSVLSGAHNTLFAAVIDLLKERDAEDILVFGGGIIPEADIPPLKEKGVAEIFTPGATTRSIVDWVRANVRQSAGT; encoded by the coding sequence ATGGGTGTGGACGCCGGTCCGATCCGCGTGGTGGTGGCCAAGCCGGGGCTCGACGGCCACGACCGGGGTGCCAAGGTGATCGCGCGGGCGCTGCGCGACGCCGGTATGGAGGTCATCTACACCGGGCTCCACCAGACTCCGGAGCAGATCGTCGGCACCGCGATCCAGGAGGACGCCGACGCGATCGGGCTGTCCGTTCTCTCCGGCGCCCACAACACGCTGTTCGCCGCGGTGATCGACCTGCTCAAGGAGAGGGACGCGGAGGACATCCTGGTCTTCGGCGGCGGGATCATCCCCGAGGCGGACATCCCTCCGCTGAAGGAGAAGGGCGTCGCGGAGATCTTCACGCCCGGGGCGACCACCCGGTCGATCGTGGACTGGGTGCGGGCCAATGTTCGACAGTCGGCGGGGACTTAG
- a CDS encoding DUF5691 domain-containing protein, with product MNRTSTPVDAPAPAIWEELVTVALLGTERRTPPVGAPGREAPVALLDAAAAETVRRRAGLRPARAADRPEPASEDPRPALPAAAARRLTLLLTDRPGTVGGRRGTAPDLMELLPQWLATANARGFAPAPQLLPALLDAARGRTDLRPAALTFAGPRAVWLARLNPDWRFALRATPGGGTALPHPEDTEQTRRLWEEGLFAERVALLSGIRAREPAAARELLTTTWSAERAEDRLMFLDSLRAGLGPQDEPFLEQALADRSRNVRATAAELLSALPGSALAARMAVRATACVAVDHARDAPTITVEAPHECDASMERDGVVAKAPAGRGERSWWFGQLVEATPLGTWSARLGGRTPRQIVALPVTDDWQSELHAAWCRACVRQRDPEWARALLGTPSAPEAGGPGAVSLAERARLLGTLGAAERADWVAGFIATHGLSEAFQLLGVCAVPWTAPLGRAVVDALDIARDAGSYPWSFSGVMGLAERCLDPGEASRLDGLLAIPDEPEDASPGAGGYWAEAFQRLVTTLRLRAVMAEELGA from the coding sequence ATGAACAGGACGTCCACGCCTGTGGATGCGCCCGCCCCCGCCATCTGGGAGGAGCTGGTCACGGTGGCGCTGCTCGGGACGGAGCGGCGCACCCCGCCCGTCGGTGCACCGGGGCGCGAGGCACCGGTGGCGCTGCTGGACGCGGCGGCCGCGGAGACCGTACGGCGGCGGGCGGGGCTGCGTCCCGCCCGGGCGGCCGACAGGCCGGAACCGGCTTCCGAGGACCCCCGTCCCGCGCTGCCCGCCGCTGCGGCCCGCAGGCTCACGCTGCTGCTCACCGACCGTCCCGGCACGGTCGGCGGCCGCCGAGGCACGGCTCCGGACCTCATGGAGCTGCTGCCCCAGTGGCTCGCGACGGCGAACGCCCGCGGCTTCGCGCCGGCCCCTCAGTTGCTGCCCGCACTGCTGGACGCGGCCCGTGGGCGTACGGACCTGCGGCCGGCGGCGCTGACGTTCGCGGGACCGCGGGCCGTGTGGCTGGCCCGGCTGAACCCGGACTGGCGGTTCGCCCTGCGCGCGACGCCGGGCGGAGGCACCGCTCTGCCGCATCCCGAGGACACGGAGCAGACCCGACGCCTGTGGGAGGAGGGCCTGTTCGCCGAGCGCGTCGCGCTTCTGTCCGGCATACGCGCCCGCGAGCCCGCCGCCGCACGGGAACTGCTCACGACGACCTGGTCGGCGGAGCGAGCCGAGGACCGTCTGATGTTCCTCGACTCGCTGCGCGCGGGACTCGGCCCGCAGGACGAGCCCTTCCTGGAACAGGCGCTGGCGGACCGCAGCCGCAATGTGAGGGCGACGGCGGCCGAGCTGCTCTCCGCGCTGCCGGGTTCGGCGCTCGCCGCCCGGATGGCCGTCAGGGCCACGGCGTGCGTGGCCGTGGACCACGCGCGGGACGCACCGACGATCACCGTCGAGGCTCCGCACGAGTGCGATGCGAGCATGGAGCGTGACGGTGTCGTGGCCAAGGCGCCGGCAGGACGGGGTGAACGGTCGTGGTGGTTCGGCCAGTTGGTGGAGGCGACACCGCTCGGGACGTGGTCCGCGCGGCTCGGTGGGCGTACGCCCCGGCAGATCGTGGCGCTGCCGGTGACGGACGACTGGCAGAGCGAGCTGCACGCGGCATGGTGCCGGGCCTGCGTGCGGCAGCGGGATCCGGAGTGGGCCCGGGCGCTGCTCGGGACGCCCTCCGCCCCGGAGGCCGGCGGCCCGGGCGCGGTGTCACTGGCCGAGCGCGCCAGACTGCTCGGCACCCTCGGCGCCGCCGAACGGGCCGACTGGGTGGCCGGGTTCATCGCGACACACGGTCTGTCCGAGGCCTTTCAGCTGCTCGGGGTGTGCGCGGTGCCCTGGACTGCGCCGCTGGGGCGGGCGGTGGTGGACGCACTCGACATCGCGCGGGACGCGGGAAGTTATCCATGGAGTTTCAGCGGAGTGATGGGCCTGGCGGAGCGTTGTCTCGACCCCGGCGAGGCGAGCCGCCTCGACGGCCTCCTGGCGATACCGGACGAACCGGAGGACGCGTCGCCCGGCGCGGGCGGCTACTGGGCGGAGGCGTTCCAGCGCCTGGTCACGACCTTGCGATTGCGGGCGGTGATGGCGGAGGAGCTGGGCGCGTAG
- a CDS encoding SWIM zinc finger family protein codes for MTQQGVRWSADQVLALAPDAASRKAGSKLGAAGPWSEAGSSDEGAVWGLCKGSGSKPYQTVVDIADAAGPAYKCSCPSRKFPCKHALGLLLLWAGGDDAVPRGQVPDWAEQWMEGRRQRAGQKQAAGAAGSSSGSGDPEAARRRAERRAERITAGATELEQRLADLLRGGLASAEQAGYGLWEETAARMVDAQAPGLAARVRELGAIPSSGPGWPLRLLEECALLHLLDQGWLHREQLPDGLAATVRSRIGLPGSADGPPLRDRWLVLAQYDTADSRLTTRRIWLHGTDSDRTALLLSYGAAGRAPELALPVGLTLDAEVSAYPGAGQLRAALGEQFAPPAPAQARPPGVTTAQAAARYGEALRADPWLDSVPVTLGRVIPIPDGDSWQLADADGEAALPLTPAVRARPGLWRLVALSGGAPVRVFGECGHRGFTPLTAWPEEAGEAVQLC; via the coding sequence ATGACTCAGCAGGGGGTGCGCTGGAGCGCGGATCAGGTGCTGGCACTGGCGCCTGACGCCGCGTCACGCAAGGCGGGCAGCAAACTCGGTGCGGCGGGGCCGTGGTCCGAGGCGGGGAGTTCCGACGAGGGGGCTGTGTGGGGGCTGTGCAAGGGCAGTGGCAGCAAGCCGTATCAGACGGTCGTCGACATCGCGGATGCGGCGGGTCCCGCGTACAAGTGCAGTTGTCCGAGCCGAAAGTTCCCGTGCAAGCACGCTCTGGGCCTGCTGCTGCTCTGGGCGGGCGGGGACGACGCGGTGCCGCGGGGGCAGGTGCCGGACTGGGCGGAGCAGTGGATGGAGGGGAGAAGGCAGCGCGCCGGACAGAAGCAGGCGGCGGGGGCGGCCGGTTCCTCTTCCGGATCCGGTGATCCGGAGGCCGCGCGGCGCCGGGCGGAGCGCCGGGCCGAGCGGATCACCGCCGGCGCGACCGAGCTGGAGCAGCGCCTGGCGGATCTGCTGCGCGGCGGTCTCGCCAGCGCGGAGCAGGCAGGGTACGGGCTGTGGGAGGAGACGGCGGCCCGCATGGTCGACGCCCAGGCACCGGGACTGGCCGCGCGGGTACGGGAGTTGGGGGCGATCCCGTCGTCCGGACCGGGCTGGCCGCTGCGCCTGCTGGAGGAGTGCGCGTTGCTCCATCTCCTGGACCAGGGCTGGCTGCACCGCGAGCAGTTGCCTGACGGTCTGGCGGCGACGGTCCGTTCCCGCATCGGCCTGCCCGGATCGGCGGACGGCCCGCCGCTCAGGGACCGCTGGCTGGTCCTCGCCCAGTACGACACGGCGGACTCGCGCCTGACGACCCGCCGGATCTGGCTCCACGGCACCGACTCGGACCGCACCGCACTGCTGCTCTCCTACGGCGCCGCAGGCCGCGCCCCGGAACTCGCACTGCCCGTCGGACTGACCCTGGACGCCGAGGTGTCCGCCTACCCGGGTGCCGGGCAGCTGCGCGCCGCCCTGGGCGAGCAGTTCGCACCGCCGGCGCCTGCGCAGGCACGGCCGCCGGGAGTGACGACGGCCCAGGCGGCCGCCCGCTACGGCGAGGCGCTGCGGGCCGACCCGTGGCTGGACTCCGTCCCGGTCACGCTGGGCCGGGTCATACCGATCCCGGACGGCGACTCATGGCAACTGGCGGACGCCGACGGGGAAGCGGCGCTGCCTCTGACTCCCGCCGTCCGTGCCCGGCCCGGCCTGTGGCGCCTGGTGGCCCTCTCGGGTGGCGCTCCGGTCAGGGTTTTCGGCGAGTGCGGCCACCGCGGCTTCACACCGCTCACGGCCTGGCCGGAAGAAGCGGGAGAGGCGGTGCAGCTGTGCTGA